Proteins encoded in a region of the Streptomyces sp. PCS3-D2 genome:
- a CDS encoding PP2C family protein-serine/threonine phosphatase, protein MVNGSGIDYRAVFHALPGAAALLTPDLVYLDVNAAYLSVAGRTREQVIGRHIFDAFPDNPNDPAATGTRNMRASLERVVATGERDAMAIQRYDVEDPERPGVWQERYWSPVNVPVLAPDGAVALVLHRVEEVTELIRARGARSGESATQVLEAELYSRARELQELNERLRRAHAREREVALHLQESMLPEPSPLAHHQAAVRYRPAAAALNVCGDWYDLVDTPGCTVVAVGDVVGHGLGAAGVMGQLRSALSAASLVAEGPAQALEVLGLYARSVAGAESTTAVSVFIDWNSRTLTYSSAGHLPPALCGPDGTVVFLDGATDPPLGARPEHAPRPQARTAYTEGSVLVLYTDGLVERRREDIDTGLGRLADALARHRGADPAVLADALLADLVPPVGVTDDTVLVVLRLEGPVDTPTRLHEHA, encoded by the coding sequence ATCGTGAACGGATCCGGGATCGACTACCGGGCGGTGTTCCACGCGCTGCCGGGCGCGGCCGCGCTGCTGACCCCTGATCTGGTGTACCTGGACGTCAATGCCGCGTACCTGTCCGTGGCGGGCCGCACCCGCGAGCAGGTCATCGGCCGCCACATCTTCGACGCCTTCCCCGACAACCCCAACGACCCGGCCGCGACGGGCACGCGCAACATGCGCGCCTCGCTGGAGCGGGTCGTGGCCACCGGGGAGCGCGACGCCATGGCCATCCAGCGCTACGACGTGGAGGACCCCGAACGGCCGGGGGTCTGGCAGGAGCGGTACTGGAGCCCGGTCAACGTCCCCGTCCTCGCCCCCGACGGCGCCGTGGCGCTCGTCCTGCACCGGGTGGAGGAGGTCACCGAGCTGATCCGGGCCCGAGGCGCCCGCAGCGGTGAGAGCGCGACGCAGGTGCTGGAGGCCGAGCTCTACAGCCGGGCGCGGGAGCTCCAGGAGCTCAACGAGCGGCTGCGCCGGGCCCACGCGCGGGAACGGGAGGTGGCACTCCACCTCCAGGAGTCGATGCTTCCCGAGCCGAGCCCCCTCGCCCACCACCAGGCGGCCGTCCGCTACCGCCCCGCCGCCGCGGCCCTGAACGTGTGCGGGGACTGGTACGACCTCGTCGACACCCCCGGCTGCACCGTCGTCGCCGTCGGAGACGTGGTCGGCCACGGACTGGGCGCGGCCGGGGTCATGGGGCAGCTGCGCAGTGCCCTGTCCGCCGCCTCGCTCGTCGCCGAGGGCCCCGCCCAGGCCCTGGAGGTGCTCGGCCTCTATGCCCGCTCCGTCGCCGGAGCCGAGTCCACCACCGCCGTCTCGGTCTTCATCGACTGGAACAGCCGCACCCTGACGTACAGCAGCGCCGGCCACCTTCCGCCCGCGCTCTGCGGCCCCGACGGCACGGTCGTCTTCCTCGACGGGGCCACCGACCCGCCGCTCGGTGCCCGCCCCGAACACGCGCCGCGTCCCCAGGCCCGTACCGCCTACACCGAGGGGTCGGTCCTGGTCCTCTACACCGACGGGCTCGTCGAGCGCCGGCGCGAGGACATCGACACGGGCCTGGGCAGGCTCGCCGACGCACTGGCCCGCCACCGGGGCGCCGATCCCGCCGTGCTCGCGGACGCCCTCCTGGCCGATCTGGTGCCGCCCGTCGGCGTCACCGACGACACGGTCCTGGTCGTCCTGCGCCTGGAAGGACCGGTCGACACGCCCACCAGATTGCATGAACATGCGTGA
- the argG gene encoding argininosuccinate synthase — MSKVLTSLPAGERVGIAFSGGLDTSVAVAWMRDKGAVPCTYTADIGQYDEPDIASVPARASAYGAEIARLVDCRAALVEEGLAALTCGAFHIRSGGRAYFNTTPLGRAVTGTLLVRAMLEDDVQIWGDGSTFKGNDIERFYRYGLLANPHLRIYKPWLDADFVAELGGRKEMSEWLLAHGLPYRDSTEKAYSTDANIWGATHEAKTLEHLDTGVETVEPIMGVRFWDPSVEIAAEDVTIGFDQGRPVTINGKEFASAVDLVMEANAIGGRHGLGMSDQIENRIIEAKSRGIYEAPGLALLHAAYERLVNAIHNEDTLAQYHNEGRRLGRLMYEGRWLDPQALMIRESLQRWVGAAVTGEVTLRLRRGEDYSIMDTTGPAFSYHPDKLSMERTEDSAFGPVDRIGQLTMRNLDIADSRAKLEQYAALGIVGNTHETLIGAAQAASTGLIGAMPEGGAEVIASRGRAEGDDEQMLDRAAMEFGTD; from the coding sequence ATGTCTAAGGTCCTCACCTCCCTTCCCGCCGGCGAGCGCGTCGGCATCGCCTTCTCCGGCGGACTCGACACCTCCGTCGCGGTCGCGTGGATGCGCGACAAGGGCGCCGTCCCGTGCACCTACACCGCCGACATCGGCCAGTACGACGAGCCCGACATCGCGTCGGTGCCCGCCCGCGCGTCGGCGTACGGCGCCGAGATCGCCCGCCTGGTCGACTGCCGCGCCGCGCTGGTCGAGGAGGGGCTGGCCGCGCTCACCTGCGGTGCCTTCCACATCCGCTCCGGCGGTCGGGCGTACTTCAACACCACGCCGCTCGGCCGTGCCGTCACCGGCACCCTGCTGGTGCGCGCGATGCTCGAGGACGACGTCCAGATCTGGGGCGACGGCTCGACCTTCAAGGGCAACGACATCGAGCGGTTCTACCGCTACGGCCTGCTGGCCAACCCGCACCTGCGCATCTACAAGCCCTGGCTGGACGCGGACTTCGTCGCCGAGCTCGGCGGCCGCAAGGAGATGTCGGAGTGGCTGCTCGCCCACGGCCTCCCCTACCGCGACAGCACCGAGAAGGCTTACTCCACGGACGCCAACATCTGGGGCGCCACCCACGAGGCCAAGACCCTGGAGCACCTCGACACGGGTGTCGAGACCGTCGAGCCGATCATGGGCGTGCGGTTCTGGGACCCCTCGGTGGAGATCGCCGCCGAGGACGTGACCATCGGCTTCGACCAGGGCCGCCCGGTGACGATCAACGGCAAGGAGTTCGCCTCCGCCGTCGACCTGGTGATGGAGGCCAACGCCATCGGCGGCCGCCACGGCCTGGGCATGTCCGACCAGATCGAGAACCGGATCATCGAGGCCAAGAGCCGCGGCATCTACGAGGCCCCCGGCCTGGCGCTGCTGCACGCGGCGTACGAGCGCCTCGTCAACGCGATCCACAACGAGGACACCCTGGCGCAGTACCACAACGAAGGCCGGAGGCTGGGTCGCCTCATGTACGAGGGTCGCTGGCTGGACCCGCAGGCGCTGATGATCCGCGAGTCCCTCCAGCGCTGGGTCGGCGCCGCCGTCACCGGTGAGGTCACGCTGCGGCTCCGGCGCGGCGAGGACTACTCGATCATGGACACCACGGGTCCCGCCTTCAGCTACCACCCGGACAAGTTGTCCATGGAGCGCACCGAGGACTCGGCCTTCGGCCCGGTGGACCGGATCGGACAGCTCACCATGCGCAACCTCGACATCGCCGACTCGCGCGCCAAGCTGGAGCAGTACGCCGCCCTCGGCATCGTCGGCAACACGCACGAGACGCTCATCGGGGCCGCCCAGGCCGCCTCGACGGGCCTGATCGGCGCGATGCCGGAGGGCGGCGCCGAGGTCATCGCCTCCCGAGGCCGGGCCGAGGGCGACGATGAGCAGATGCTCGACCGTGCCGCGATGGAGTTCGGCACCGACTGA
- a CDS encoding TetR/AcrR family transcriptional regulator — MPKRVDHEERRTQIAEALVRVAGRRGLHAVGMRDVAAEAGVSLRLVQYYFQTKEKLLFYGLQHLTDRFTARVGARLDAVGPDPGVRATVEAILLASLPVDEESRTFHLLYSSYSILSVTDDALAAQPFIDKPDAAEDALTGLLRQAQEGGLADPDADARTEAISLLAMAATMGTSILVGQRRSESAVAVLRHHLDRIFTPARRPSADGAPDPGEARPTGD, encoded by the coding sequence ATGCCGAAGCGCGTGGACCACGAGGAACGGCGGACACAGATCGCCGAGGCGCTCGTCCGGGTCGCCGGACGGCGCGGACTGCATGCCGTCGGCATGAGGGACGTGGCAGCTGAGGCCGGCGTGTCACTCCGGCTCGTGCAGTACTACTTCCAGACCAAGGAGAAGCTGCTCTTCTACGGGCTGCAGCACCTCACCGACCGCTTCACCGCGCGGGTGGGGGCCCGACTGGACGCCGTCGGCCCGGATCCCGGGGTGCGCGCGACCGTCGAGGCGATCCTCCTGGCCTCCCTGCCCGTGGACGAGGAGAGCCGCACCTTCCATCTCCTCTACAGCTCCTACTCGATCCTGTCCGTGACGGACGACGCCCTCGCCGCCCAGCCGTTCATCGACAAGCCGGACGCCGCCGAGGACGCGCTGACCGGGCTGCTCCGGCAGGCTCAGGAAGGCGGTCTGGCCGATCCGGACGCCGACGCGCGCACGGAGGCGATCAGCCTCCTCGCGATGGCGGCGACGATGGGCACCAGCATCCTCGTGGGCCAGCGGCGGTCGGAATCGGCCGTCGCGGTGCTCCGCCACCACCTGGACCGGATCTTCACCCCCGCGCGGCGGCCGTCGGCCGACGGAGCGCCGGACCCCGGAGAGGCCCGACCCACCGGCGACTGA
- a CDS encoding alpha/beta fold hydrolase produces the protein MPQTATRPRVRRDIGHYVSDTLRDRYFAACDALYAMGAPARSETDVETSFGTTHVYRYGPADPAAESRTPVVLIHGSGGCSAQWYPNTRALSADRPVYALDTPGDPGRSVHREPMWQPERAAQWMDEALDALGLDEVHLVGSSYGGWLVINQAHLRPGRLASVTALDPGGLEKVGLRFFFWIFASLFATFAPKAWRPRLAKWLEQPVIVVPELRAWIQAGVRAFRIRRPAPLPLSDAELGSIRTPFYLIMGKRSLLVHPKRQVERVPRLVPGARAEILAATGHGPEIDHPELVNARMLAFMEDADSRGA, from the coding sequence GTGCCCCAGACCGCGACCCGACCCCGCGTGCGCCGCGACATCGGCCACTATGTGAGCGACACCCTGCGAGACCGGTACTTCGCCGCCTGTGACGCCCTCTACGCGATGGGCGCGCCCGCCCGCTCCGAGACGGACGTGGAGACGAGCTTCGGTACCACCCACGTCTACCGCTACGGCCCCGCGGACCCGGCCGCCGAATCCCGCACGCCCGTGGTCCTGATACACGGTTCGGGCGGGTGTTCCGCCCAGTGGTACCCGAACACCCGCGCCCTCAGCGCCGACCGGCCCGTCTATGCCCTCGACACGCCCGGCGACCCCGGCCGCAGCGTCCATCGCGAGCCGATGTGGCAGCCCGAGCGCGCGGCCCAGTGGATGGACGAGGCCCTTGACGCGCTCGGCCTGGACGAGGTCCACCTGGTCGGCTCCTCGTACGGGGGCTGGCTGGTCATCAACCAGGCCCACCTCCGGCCCGGACGCCTGGCCTCCGTCACCGCCCTCGACCCGGGCGGCCTGGAGAAGGTCGGGCTGCGCTTCTTCTTCTGGATCTTCGCCAGCCTCTTCGCCACCTTCGCTCCCAAGGCCTGGCGCCCCCGTCTCGCCAAGTGGCTGGAGCAGCCGGTGATCGTCGTACCCGAACTCCGTGCGTGGATCCAGGCCGGCGTGCGGGCCTTCCGGATCCGCAGGCCCGCCCCGCTGCCGCTGTCGGACGCGGAACTGGGCTCCATCAGGACGCCGTTCTACCTGATCATGGGCAAGCGAAGCCTGCTCGTGCACCCGAAGCGGCAAGTGGAGCGCGTACCGCGCCTCGTACCCGGCGCCCGGGCCGAGATCCTCGCCGCCACCGGGCACGGGCCGGAAATCGACCACCCCGAGCTGGTCAACGCCAGGATGCTGGCCTTCATGGAGGACGCGGACTCCCGGGGCGCGTGA
- a CDS encoding VOC family protein, translated as MNWTIEVVPVPVTDMDRAKEFYAGKVGFAVDLDDEVAPGVRVIQLTPPGSRCSVALLQGMPTPPGVKVMTPGTLHGLQMCVTDIEAARATLAERGVPVSPVRHLGDAGWADGKGGTWNSFLSFEDPDGNGWLVQEAPSDLGER; from the coding sequence GTGAACTGGACCATCGAAGTCGTCCCCGTCCCCGTCACCGACATGGACCGTGCGAAGGAGTTTTACGCCGGGAAGGTCGGCTTCGCGGTCGACCTCGACGACGAGGTCGCCCCCGGGGTGCGCGTCATCCAGCTGACGCCGCCCGGCTCACGGTGCTCCGTCGCCCTGCTCCAGGGCATGCCCACACCGCCCGGCGTGAAGGTCATGACCCCGGGCACCCTGCATGGCCTGCAGATGTGCGTGACCGACATCGAGGCCGCCCGGGCGACCCTGGCCGAGCGCGGGGTGCCCGTCTCCCCCGTGCGCCATCTCGGCGACGCGGGCTGGGCAGACGGCAAGGGTGGCACCTGGAACTCCTTCCTCTCCTTCGAGGATCCCGACGGCAACGGCTGGCTGGTTCAGGAGGCCCCCTCGGACCTCGGCGAACGCTGA
- a CDS encoding HAD family phosphatase — MIAEPTRPGAKKCVLFDVDGTLIDAVDNQRRMWGEWARRHGLDPDEVHRVALRTRPVETFAEVAPERDPEQCLAMLHALEDEDVRSGTYGAFEGAAGLLEALPSGSWALVTSNYEHRVRGRFARTGLPVPEVVVDAASVAEGKPSPVPYLLAAARLGAEPRDCLVIEDAPSGVRSGLRAGMTVWGVNAPEAVAGVHRHFRSLGEAAASVLAFAHGTGPHA, encoded by the coding sequence GTGATCGCCGAACCCACCCGCCCCGGAGCGAAGAAGTGCGTCCTGTTCGACGTCGACGGCACACTGATCGACGCCGTGGACAACCAGCGCCGCATGTGGGGTGAATGGGCGCGCCGCCACGGGCTGGATCCCGACGAGGTGCACCGGGTGGCACTGCGCACCAGGCCGGTGGAGACCTTCGCCGAGGTCGCTCCGGAGCGGGACCCCGAACAGTGCCTGGCGATGCTGCACGCCCTGGAGGACGAGGACGTCCGCTCGGGCACCTACGGCGCGTTCGAGGGTGCGGCCGGACTGTTGGAGGCGCTGCCGTCCGGGTCGTGGGCGCTCGTCACGTCGAACTACGAGCACCGGGTGCGCGGGCGCTTCGCCCGGACCGGCCTGCCCGTGCCGGAGGTCGTCGTCGATGCCGCCTCCGTGGCCGAGGGCAAGCCGTCTCCGGTGCCGTACCTGCTGGCCGCCGCGCGACTGGGAGCAGAGCCGCGGGACTGCCTGGTGATCGAGGACGCGCCGTCCGGAGTCCGCTCCGGGCTGCGCGCCGGGATGACGGTCTGGGGGGTCAACGCTCCCGAAGCGGTGGCCGGGGTGCACCGCCACTTCAGGAGTCTGGGCGAAGCGGCCGCGTCCGTCCTCGCGTTCGCGCACGGCACCGGCCCGCACGCGTGA
- a CDS encoding ScbR family autoregulator-binding transcription factor → MARARQERAEITRQAILDGAAIAFDDCGFEGTSLSDVVRHAGVTKGALYFHFPSKQALARTLMDEQFRVAENVPAIENPGLQTIIDLSHRMAHGLRTDVRVRAGIRLVIEVGSFTSPDPTPYDAWIDTCRTCLTPAQQNGDIHPSLDVGALSALLVAAFTGIQVTSHVRTRREDLHHRVTDLWNFLLPTIVPTDRMARFHPTGTPHSHGAAVN, encoded by the coding sequence GTGGCGAGGGCCAGACAGGAACGGGCCGAAATCACCCGTCAGGCCATCCTCGACGGCGCGGCCATCGCGTTCGACGACTGCGGATTCGAGGGCACCAGCCTCAGCGACGTGGTCAGGCACGCCGGAGTCACCAAGGGTGCCCTCTACTTCCACTTCCCGTCCAAGCAGGCCCTCGCCCGCACGCTGATGGACGAGCAGTTCCGGGTCGCGGAGAACGTGCCGGCGATCGAGAACCCGGGACTGCAGACCATCATCGACCTGAGCCACCGGATGGCCCACGGACTGCGCACCGACGTCCGGGTCCGGGCCGGCATCCGTCTGGTCATCGAGGTCGGCTCCTTCACCAGCCCCGACCCGACGCCGTACGACGCCTGGATCGACACCTGCCGCACCTGCCTGACACCCGCCCAGCAGAACGGTGACATCCACCCCTCCCTGGACGTGGGCGCCCTCTCGGCCCTCCTCGTCGCCGCGTTCACGGGCATCCAGGTCACCTCGCACGTCCGCACCCGCCGCGAGGACCTCCACCACCGTGTCACCGATCTGTGGAACTTCCTGCTCCCCACCATCGTCCCCACGGACCGCATGGCCCGCTTCCACCCCACCGGCACACCGCACTCGCACGGCGCAGCCGTCAACTGA
- a CDS encoding cation:proton antiporter regulatory subunit has translation MPAPRMRTTPLPGIGVQYDLTTREHRNLSVIAHRDGTRTVSLYRADDPDACAESLHLTGPETASLIDALMPAHHSPNLLHTTDLGLVAERVELSAHSHWNGRVLGETRMRTETGVSVVAVLRRAEARPSPAPDFRLAGGDTLILIGTREGVDAAAAILGRE, from the coding sequence GTGCCTGCTCCACGGATGCGTACGACGCCGCTGCCCGGCATCGGCGTCCAGTACGACCTCACCACCCGCGAACACCGCAACCTGTCGGTCATCGCGCACCGGGACGGCACGCGCACGGTCAGCCTGTACCGTGCGGACGATCCGGACGCGTGTGCCGAGTCGCTGCACCTGACGGGACCGGAAACAGCCTCGCTGATCGACGCGCTGATGCCGGCGCACCACAGTCCGAACCTCCTGCACACCACCGACCTGGGCCTGGTCGCCGAGCGCGTCGAACTCTCCGCGCACTCGCACTGGAACGGCCGTGTGCTGGGCGAGACCCGGATGCGCACCGAGACCGGAGTGTCGGTCGTGGCGGTGCTGCGACGGGCCGAGGCCCGTCCCTCCCCGGCCCCGGACTTCCGCCTGGCCGGTGGAGACACGCTCATCCTGATCGGCACCCGCGAGGGCGTGGACGCCGCCGCGGCGATTCTCGGCAGGGAGTGA
- a CDS encoding cation:proton antiporter yields the protein MHSAVFLIEFGAIILGLGLLGRVAGRLKFSPIPLYLLAGLAFGTGGLLPLGASEEFVAIGAEIGVILLLLMLGLEYTASDLVSNLKTQYPAGIVDFTLNALPGAAAALLLGWGPVAAVVLAGVTWISSSGVIAKVMGDLGRLGNRETPVILSILVLEDLAMAVYLPIITALLAGVSLAAGSLTLAIALGVAGAVLFVAVRYGRLISRFVSSDDPEKLLLVVLGLTLLVAGIAQQLQVSAAVGAFLVGIALSGEVAEGTHTLLSPLRDLFAAVFFVFFGLHTDPASIPPVLLPALALAVVTAGTKIATGYWAARRAGIGVKGRWRAGGTLVARGEFSIVIAGLAVTAGIEPALGPLATAYVFILVVMGPLTARYTQPLAARFAARRRTAGRSADTVPDTASALPEPVSRDR from the coding sequence GTGCATTCCGCCGTCTTCCTCATCGAATTCGGAGCGATCATCCTGGGACTGGGTCTGCTGGGCCGGGTCGCGGGCCGCCTGAAGTTCTCGCCCATACCCCTGTACCTGCTCGCCGGGCTGGCCTTCGGCACCGGTGGTCTCCTCCCGCTCGGCGCGAGCGAGGAGTTCGTCGCCATAGGCGCCGAGATCGGGGTCATCCTCCTGCTGCTGATGCTGGGTCTGGAGTACACCGCGAGCGACCTGGTCTCCAACCTCAAGACCCAGTACCCGGCGGGGATCGTCGACTTCACCCTCAACGCGCTGCCCGGTGCCGCCGCGGCCCTGCTGTTGGGCTGGGGGCCGGTTGCCGCCGTCGTCCTGGCCGGCGTCACCTGGATCTCGTCCTCCGGAGTCATCGCCAAGGTCATGGGAGACCTCGGCCGGCTCGGCAACCGCGAGACCCCGGTCATCCTCAGCATCCTGGTGCTCGAAGACCTGGCCATGGCCGTCTACCTGCCGATCATCACCGCCCTGCTCGCCGGAGTGAGCCTGGCGGCGGGCAGCCTCACCCTCGCCATAGCCCTCGGTGTCGCGGGCGCGGTCCTGTTCGTCGCCGTCCGCTACGGCCGGCTCATCTCGCGCTTCGTCTCCAGCGACGATCCGGAGAAGCTGCTGCTCGTGGTCCTCGGTCTGACCCTGCTGGTGGCGGGAATCGCCCAGCAGCTGCAGGTATCCGCCGCCGTCGGGGCGTTCCTGGTCGGCATCGCGCTGTCGGGCGAGGTCGCCGAGGGCACCCACACGCTGCTCAGCCCGCTGAGGGACCTGTTCGCGGCCGTGTTCTTCGTGTTCTTCGGCCTGCACACCGACCCGGCGAGCATCCCGCCGGTGCTGCTGCCCGCGCTCGCGCTGGCCGTCGTCACCGCCGGAACGAAGATCGCCACCGGTTACTGGGCGGCCAGGCGGGCCGGTATCGGAGTGAAGGGCCGTTGGCGGGCGGGCGGCACGCTCGTGGCCCGGGGCGAGTTCTCCATCGTCATCGCAGGACTCGCCGTCACCGCCGGCATCGAACCGGCGCTGGGGCCGCTCGCCACCGCCTACGTGTTCATCCTTGTCGTCATGGGGCCGCTCACCGCCCGGTACACCCAGCCCCTCGCGGCCCGGTTCGCCGCGCGCCGGCGTACGGCCGGTCGGTCCGCCGACACGGTGCCGGACACTGCCTCGGCCCTGCCGGAACCGGTGTCGCGGGACCGCTGA